A window from Ictalurus punctatus breed USDA103 unplaced genomic scaffold, Coco_2.0 Super-Scaffold_100046, whole genome shotgun sequence encodes these proteins:
- the LOC128630006 gene encoding histone H3, with translation MARTKQTARKSTGGKAPRKQLATKAARKSAPATGGVKKPHRYRPGTVALREIRRYQKSTELLIRKLPFQRLVREIAQDFKTDLRFQSSAVMALQEASEAYLVGLFEDTNLCAIHAKRVTIMPKDIQLARRIRGERA, from the coding sequence AtggcaagaaccaagcagaccgCCCGTAAGTCCACCGGTGGCAAGGCGCCAAGGAAGCAGCTCGCCACTAAGGCTGCCCGCAAGAGTGCGCCGGCTACCGGCGGCGTGAAGAAGCCTCATCGTTACAGGCCTGGCACTGTGGCTCTGAGAGAGATCCGCCGTTATCAGAAGTCTACTGAGCTGCTCATCCGCAAGCTGCCCTTCCAGCGCCTGGTGAGAGAAATCGCTCAGGACTTCAAGACCGACTTGCGTTTCCAGAGCTCGGCCGTCATGGCTCTGCAGGAGGCAAGCGAGGCATACCTGGTCGGTCTGTTCGAGGACACCAACCTGTGCGCTATCCacgccaagagagtgaccatcatgcccaaggatattcagttggcccgccgtattcgcggagaacgcgcttaa
- the LOC128630029 gene encoding histone H2B-like yields MPDPAKTAPKKGSKKAVTKTAGKGGKKRRKSRKESYAIYVYKVLKQVHPDTGISSKAMGIMNSFVNDIFERIAGESSRLAHYNKRSTITSREIQTAVRLLLPGELAKHAVSEGTKAVTKYTSSK; encoded by the coding sequence ATGCCCGATCCAGCCAAGACCGCGCCCAAGAAGGGatcaaagaaagccgtgaccaagacggccggcaaaggaggcaagaagcgcagaaagtccaggaaggagagctacgccatctacgtgtacaaggtcTTGAAGCAGGTGCACCCTGACACCGgcatctcatccaaggccatgggcatcatgaactccttcgtgaatgatatttttgagcgcatCGCCGGTGAGTCTTCTCGGCTGGCTCACTACAACAAGCgctccaccatcacctccagggagatccagaccgccgtgcgcctgttgcttcccggcgagttggccaagcacgccgtgtccgagggcacaaaggccgtcaccaagtacaccagctccaaATAA
- the LOC108272323 gene encoding histone H1-like — MAEVAPAPAAAPAKAPKKKAASRAKKAGPSVGELIVKAVSSSKERSGVSLAALKKALAAGGYDVEKNNSRVKIAVKGLVTKGTLVQTKGTGASGSFKLNKKQTEVKKPVKKAAPKAKKPAAAKKPKKVAAKKPAATAKKSPKKAKKPTAAAKKATKSPKKATKPATPKKVAKSPKKAKAVKPKTTKPKAAKAKKAAPKKK; from the coding sequence ATGGCAGAAGTCGCACCCGCTCCCGCCGCCGCGCCGGCCAAAGCGCCCAAGAAGAAAGCAGCTTCGAGAGCAAAAAAAGCCGGCCCTAGCGTCGGCGAACTGATCGTCAAAGCCGTTTCCTCGTCTAAGGAGAGGAGCGGCGTGTCTCTCGCTGCTCTGAAGAAAGCGCTGGCTGCCGGCGGATATGATGTGGAGAAGAACAACTCCCGCGTCAAAATCGCTGTTAAGGGTCTCGTGACTAAAGGCActctggtgcagaccaaagggaCCGGCGCGTCTGGCTCTTTCAAGCTGAACAAGAAGCAGACCGAAGTCAAGAAGCCCGTGAAGAAAGCCGCGCCCAAAGCGAAAAAGCCCGCCGCGGCTAAGAAGCCCAAGAAGGTAGCGGCCAAGAAACCCGCCGCCACGGCCAAGAAGTCTCCTAAGAAGGCGAAGAAGCCCACAGCCGCCGCAAAGAAAGCCACCAAGAGCCCGAAGAAGGCGACAAAGCCCGCGACCCCTAAAAAGGTAGCCAAGAGCCCCAAGAAAGCGAAAGCTGTTAAGCCCAAGACCACAAAGCCTAAAGCGGCAAAGGCGAAGAAGGCAGCACccaaaaagaagtaa
- the LOC128630018 gene encoding histone H2A-like, with the protein MSGRGKTGGKARAKAKSRSSRAGLQFPVGRVHRLLRKGNYAERVGAGAPVYLAAVLEYLTAEILELAGNAARDNKKTRIIPRHLQLAVRNDEELNKLLGGVTIAQGGVLPNIQAVLLPKKTEKAVKTK; encoded by the coding sequence ATGagtggcagaggaaaaaccggcgGAAAAGCTAGAGCTAAGGCCAAGTCTCGTTCATCCAgggctggacttcagttccccgtGGGACGTGTGCACAGGCTTCTGCGTAAAGGTAACTATGCCGAGCGCGTCGGTGCCGGCGCTCCGGTCTACCTGGCCGCAGTCTTGGAGTATCTGACCGCTGAGATCCTGGAGTTGGCCGGTAACGCCGCCCGTGATAACAAGAAGACCCGTATCATTCCCCGCCACTTGCAGCTCGCCGTGCGTAACGACGAGGAGCTGAACAAACTGCTCGGCGGAGTGACCATCGCTCAGGGTGGTGTGCTACCGAACATTCAGGCTGTGCTTCTGCCTAAAAAGACCGAGAAGGCCGTTAAGACCAAGTAA